The following coding sequences are from one Ooceraea biroi isolate clonal line C1 chromosome 5, Obir_v5.4, whole genome shotgun sequence window:
- the LOC113561969 gene encoding uncharacterized protein LOC113561969, whose product MYDEDGSAADQKMDVDERGVIEASGMVNPEQVAAATGGIGVGVGIGVGGPGTTAGGGTGLTGYWQHATTATGYWPSFFDCWTTPPIASGSQTLSLPRDDD is encoded by the coding sequence ATGTACGACGAGGACGGGTCCGCGGCGGACCAGAAGATGGACGTGGACGAGCGTGGAGTCATCGAGGCGAGTGGCATGGTAAATCCTGAACAGGTGGCCGCCGCCACCGGTGGCATCGGCGTGGGTGTCGGTATTGGCGTGGGCGGACCAGGCACAACCGCCGGAGGTGGTACCGGACTAACTGGCTACTGGCAGCACGCGACCACCGCCACCGGCTACTGGCCGTCGTTTTTCGACTGCTGGACGACTCCGCCGATCGCGTCCGGCTCGCAGACGCTGTCTTTGCCGCGGGACGACGATTGA